A portion of the Sabethes cyaneus chromosome 3, idSabCyanKW18_F2, whole genome shotgun sequence genome contains these proteins:
- the LOC128739657 gene encoding uncharacterized protein LOC128739657: MRNSLVCCCFLVMAIWEVLPRPAAKEDQPVEIVSVLNDKEGNGTIYAHVLSDGTMVLQRTYSKIVDGTEIIVQEGSYSFVGTDNLIHKVYYISDENGYQARSTVTNVSTSIEDSMLPTKVLISLVAVFLTASSCFFHPPPVFTEKITDIPEFAANVTDNRISLRILEHAITPYDVNPEQLKIIGRYVFLAPEEDMIYLVGFEETINKSDAAKRIIRELVKKNSITSIYKSQRAKAVRVEKVVYL; encoded by the exons ATGAGAAACTCGCTAGTATGCTGTTGCTTTTTGGTGATGGCCATTTGGGAGGTACTTCCCAGACCCGCAGCTAAGGAGGATCAACCCGTGGAAATTGTGTCAGTTCTCAACGACAAGGAAGGGAATGGAACTATTTACGC acATGTCTTATCAGATGGAACGATGGTTCTTCAAAGAACTTACTCAAAAATTGTGGACGGAACGGAGATCATCGTTCAGGAAGGCTCTTACTCCTTCGTGGGAACGGACAATTTAATCCACAAAGTGTACTACATTTCCGATGAAAATGGATATCAAGCCAGAAGCACAG TAACAAATGTGTCTACTTCCATTGAAGACTCTATGCTGCCGACAAAAGTTCTGATATCACTGGTTG CAGTATTTTTAACTGCAAGCAGTTGCTTCTTTCATCCACCACCAGTGTTTACTGAAAAAATTACGGATATTCCAGAATTCGCCGCTAATGTTACAGATAATCG AATATCACTCCGAATACTCGAACACGCTATCACACCTTACGACGTAAACCCAGAACAATTAAAGATTATCGGACGGTATGTTTTCCTTGCCCCCGAAGAGGATATGATCTATCTGGTAGGATTTGAGGAAACGATCAACA AATCCGACGCAGCCAAACGGATAATAAGGGAGTTGGTGAAGAAAAACTCGATTACCAGCATCTACAAATCTCAACGAGCAAAGGCTGTACGAGTGGAAAAAGTGGTATATTTGTAA
- the LOC128743713 gene encoding endocuticle structural glycoprotein ABD-5-like translates to MNQFVLSVFCVLLCGKVLSAPAPQNPEGTAQDVQTVRYYSENNGLDGYKFTYELSDGQIRSEVGTYRDSKDAEGKDIKVLFVQGSYSFVGPDGKTYWVNYTADENGYHPKVGTGPTGGIQPGQDAPIESA, encoded by the exons ATGAATCAGTTCGTGTTAAGTGTGTTCTGTGTTCTACTGTGTGGAAAAGTTCTTTCTGCACCAGCCCCGCAGAACCCGGAAGGAACAGCTCAGGATGTACAAACTGTTCGATATTATAGTGAGAATAATGGACTCGATGGATACAAATTTAC CTACGAGCTGAGCGATGGTCAGATCCGGTCGGAGGTGGGAACGTACCGTGATTCCAAGGACGCCGAGGGCAAGGACATCAAGGTACTGTTCGTGCAGGGTTCCTACTCGTTCGTCGGTCCCGATGGTAAAACGTACTGGGTGAACTACACTGCCGATGAGAACGGCTACCATCCGAAAGTTGGCACCGGTCCAACTGGAGGCATCCAACCCGGGCAGGATGCTCCGATCGAAAGCGCTTAG